The DNA segment TCTTAATACTAACACTATGTAAATAGCTTTCAATAAGATAGCTTCTTGTTTTAAAAGCTAGCTCAAAGAGATTTTTACACCACCccccacaaaagagaaaaaaaggatacaaatggaCACTCTTGCCATCAGTATGGATTCCACACTCACCAGAAGAGTTTGGCTTGGAAAATAGGCGGATGCAGCTTCCCCTACGTTCAAAGGGCTGTCCTCTGACCCACTCCTGAGATGCAGAGAGCCTGAGCTTGCTAGAAAATGAAGTGACTTCTGCCTCTGTTCCCCCTTTATAGCGGAAAAGGGTGGGTAACCCAATCGGTGGATAATCCAAAGGACACACCCTGTCTCAGATTGATGGGATTGGAGAGGTCCCTAAGTCTTTATACACAAACACAAGAACTTGAGGCTACCAACATGGTCAGATACTGACGTAGAtgaaaaaatttaatacatttgtGTATGGGAGTGGTATTTGCAGTGTCTGccaatattttaatgttttccttcaCTCAGTGTGGATACATTCTACAAAAATAAGAATGGAAGtttctatatacaaaaatatccaTACAACTTATATTTTAACAGAATAAAATGGAGACCGTTTAAATGTTTATCAGTAACAGAATGCCCAAATTTTTATTAACAAATCTGCAACGTCTATATCACACACAGCCGTTCAAAAGAAATTAGTGTTTCGTGCATTCACGTGACACCAAATCACCGGTAAATTTGAGATGATCTCACCCATCTTATTCTTTCTTTGCCCTTTGACCTAGATAGTCTATTAACTCTCTTCACCTCATTATGatttaattctttcattatttcattttccctctGTCATCTTATTTGAAATTATACACATATCTTGGTGTAGTTACATTAGTGATGGTGATTAGCTTGTAAAGCTTGATTCGATGTAGTTGAACACAGATAATCACTTTTACTACCTTTCCCGAAGGCTAATACCTTAGAACACTTTCAATTCCATTTTAATGTTCCTGACTTTTCTacgtttttttttaatggaggtactggggattgaacccaggaccatgctTTACCAcagagctatttccctcccctgtTTCATGCATTCTAGttccatatatatttgtacacataaatatataatatataaaatacatgtatttttatcttCAAGAGATTATTTCTAGAATTGCCTTTTTccaaaaaattcatttatatttatgtctaaattatcttttccctttattctttatCCCTTCCTGTGTTCCTGGTTTtcaatctgaaattattttcctttggaaCTTAATAATTCTCTCTAGTATGTTATCTTATTCAAGGCTGCTAACaatgaaatgtttcattttaagtATTTCTAAGACATCTTTACTTGGGGCAATGTTGATGCTGGTTATAGaatgtttgaaataaaattatactttgtGTGATATTTATTATATGTGACAGTGTCACTGGGCTAAGGGATACCCAGATAGCCGGTTCAgaattatttctgggtgtgttcTTTAGGGTGTTTCTGGAATAAATTAGCATTTGATTCTATAGACTGAGTTAAGAGATCCACCCTCACCAGTGTGGGTGGACGTTATCCAATCTGCTGAGGgcccaaatggaaaaaaaaagaaaaaaggtcaaGGAAGAGTGAATCCATCCTCTCTTCCGGAGCTGGGATGTCCATCTGTTCCTGCCCTTGGACTCagagctcctggttctcaggcctttggactcagactgaattacaccactggctttTCTGCTTCTCCGGCTTGCAGGtggcagattgtgggacttcGCAGCCTCATAACCACGTGAGTGAACTCCTAAATAATTCTCCTCTTCTGTATGCTTTACATCGtgttggctctgtttctctggagaaccctgactgatacacatTATTCAAGTAAGAAAAGTACATCTGGAGGAAATTTTCCAAGGCATAGGCGTCTCCCCCACACCCTTGAAGGAGGCGATCCATCCTACCGTGGCAGCTGGTGCACATGAACAtgcaaaaaacacacaaaaatgaataGACCCTCATGCTCAAACTaactctgactctctctctctgccttacCGTTGATCACAGCAGTGATTTCTATACAACAGGTTATAAACTTTTTGCTCTATTTATTGTCTCTTTCCtcttatgaagattaaattagagGGCAGTTGATTTCTGGATCAAAGATTTTATACCAGagctttgcacatagtaggtggtcTATAAATAGAGTgaccaaatgatttttctctccaAACTGGGACACAATGGGGAGCAAAGAAGATAGTGTTAATCATTAGAACAGGAAAACAGGATAAATATCTGCTGAAGACAAAAATGAAGGACTGAAAAATTACAGTGAACCATCAGGTATTCATTTTAAACAGATCACTGTGATTAGAATCTCATGATTGGATTACAAGCAGAAAGAATTTGGGATCTAAACTGTCATTGCAACTTACTGCAGTCTATCACTCAAAAATGATTATCTTTGCATAAGTGTAGTTAAGTAGATGGATTTTAAATATCTCAGGAAGTAAAGGTTAAGTGTTTGAATAGTTTATTACATAAACGGGTCTGGATTTGGCACTGGGTAATGACCTTCACTTTTCTGTCCTTGTCACACATCAGCTTGACATCCCAGAATCCCATTCTCCACGTGTGATGCTGGTACCTGCCGCTgcttcagcatcacctgggaaccacTTAGAAATGAAAgttctccatccccaccccagacctacttgGACTGAGGTCTACAATCTGAGTTTTTAAAACcctccactatatataaaatagataaacaacaagatcctacagTATAGCATGGTGAACTCTATTAAATACCTTACAatcacctacaatgaaaaagaatataaaacaaaatatacatgtaactgaaccactatgctgtacaccagaaactaacacaacatcatcaaccaactatacttcaataaaaaggaaaaaaacccttcaGATGATTGCGATGCACTCTATAATTTGAGACACATttctccagggagaggagggtAGACTATCCAGATGAGCTGAGAACATTCTCTGTGGGCGGCAGACTTTGTCccatattttattcaaatttcacaCTTCTTTTGCTTTTAATGGGAAAGCTCAGAAAATATACCCCAGCTTTAGAGAGGAGACCATGAAACTGAGGCCAAGCAGAAAACTGGTTTAAACTCTCCACACCCTGTAAGGCTGACCAGCTGCCTATTTCAGAGTTCAGTCGCTAGAATAATTTTCCATCCTGACAGTAGGTCAGGGACAGTCAATGGGAGGAGAGCTTGGGGGAGCCCCGGCAGGTCTGCGGGAACAGGAGATGGCAGGGCCTCCAGGCTTGCAGCAGTGAAGGAGAACTTGAAAGTCCTTTGGATTTCGCAAGTACCTTAAAAGCATTTGCACTGGGTGGTCCAGGCGAATCCCTGGACCAAGCTGGGGGTGGACGGGGGTCTGCACACCAGCCGTGACTCCACTGGGCGGTGTCTGTGTTGGGCAGAGATGAGTGCAGAAATTGGTCTGGGTCTCTTACAGCCCCTCTACAGGCAACGAGTAACTACTGCAGCTAACGGAGATCAGAAGCCACGTGGGAAGTGAAAAAAGCACAGGAGGGCCTGACTGTGATCCTGAGGGCAGATGGGATTGTCAGGCAGGCAGAGGGAAACAGGAGGCAAGAAAAACTGCCTGAAAACACAGGgagaaatagagtctttgcagatcTGATTAAAGAAGTGAAGATGAAGTTATCCTGGGTTGAGGGTTGGGACTAAACTGAATGACTGGTGTCCCTCTAAGAAGAGGACATGGAGACGTGGAGGCAAGAAGACtgtggagatggaggtggaggttGGAGCTACGctgtcacaagccaaggaatacagGCGCTTCCAGGAGCTGGAAGAAGCGTGGGAGGGTTCTCTGCTGTTGAAAAACTGTCAGTCAGATGTGGGACTGCCCATTTATTCTCACTCAAACCATCAAAACCTGATAGGACTTTGTCTATAAAATCCTAATGACCAGGGGGCCCATCTTATGGATAGCCTGACATCGCTGACAGGACAGTTGCCATCATTTAAATTCCTCAGGTCCACAGTAATCACACCTGAACACCTGCATTTTTCCACTAACTCCCGGAAATCATAGGTCACATCTGGGAGGTGCTCAGCAATCCTTCTAATGCATGGGAACAGAAAATCCAACTAAAATTAACATAGGATAAAATGACTTAGTAGAAcatgagaggagagaagagaggactcAATGAGGGAAGAAATCAGCTCCTGTTAACCGGACTTGGGGAGTAGACTGTGTCCAGGCACAGATACACGCAGTGCACAGAGGGGGCAGGTCTTGTCctgaccctcctccctgcccacaccCATCTTGCTCTCCTCCTGCTTGGCCTCAAACCCAGGCCGCCCCACCTATGCTGTGACCTCACACAGCTCCACTCCCCAGAACTCCAGGTCTGGCAGATGAGAACCAAGCATATACCCAGCTCCACCTCCTGTTCCATAAAGAACCGTGTTGCTGGTCCCTGTGGGACCAGACAGGGCCATGTGACATCCCCTGTCCCAGGACACTGGGGTTGGAATATGCAGATTACCTCACACTGAAGAGCTGGAATCTGTCCTGGTCCTGGGATGGAGTCGGCCCCACACCAACGCTGTGGGCTCTGGGAGGGACCTGTCACTCAGTTAAACCCAGAGTCCGTGGTTAGGGGCCCCAAGGCACAGCTGAGGACTCAACGCACGTTCTGCCCTTCTGTTCTCAGTCACTCTTTGGCCCTCTGTAATCAGCCTTCCTTCTCCACCACTGATAAAACTGCTCCATCAAAAGTGTTCAAGGAAATCCAAAAAATGCCAGATTTTTCCTAACCTACATCATACTCTTTCCTTCTTGATCTAGTGAAACAGTCTTCCCCTCTGACTTCTGTAACACAACACCTTTATTCCACCATTTATGTGTTTGGCACAAATGATTAATTaagacatttattgaacaaatggtttacaaataaaatgaaCTGTTTATTAACAAGCAATGTTGTGTTTATTGAATAACTACAAATTACGATGTACCCCACACTGTGAGGTGGACAAGTTTTGGTGACTCAGGACCTACTTCAGGGCAAAGGCAATAAGTTTGCTGGCAAGTCATTTGCAgcataaaatatttccaaagaataTGTTCCTTCTTAAGGATTGAAGGtcaaatctcttttaaaaaatcaaccagGAAATTTTTAGGTAATAGATAAGGATGTAACACATAGCTTAAGTGCTAACTGAATAACATTAAAATGTCTTATACCTGATTTAGCATTTGGCACaacaatgaccaaaaaaaaaaaaaggttgtaaCTCATGTCAGAATGAGAAGCAAAAGCAAGcttaataaaataagatttttctcaatttaatattaaaaaaataatctctttagAGTAGGTATCATTTCCTCCTTGAGTGTAATTAATGTAAGCAAATATTATACTAAAAACACTAAAGAATCCCTCAGGCTAGGTTACCTCCATAGGCTTCAATAAAAAAGTCATGATAAACAGAAATTGAGGACAGCAAAAATCTTTTTCTTGTCACATGAAACCCCATCTCTTAACACAAGACCCTTTACTCTTCCCATATTTGTCAAACACAAGAGTTCAGTAGAGTATAATGTTAATATCACAGAGCATCTTGGTCCAGAGCAGGAAGCAGGGTTGACATCCAACCTTCACAGGGGCCACACCACTCGGCTACTTCAGGATGACCTTCTACTTTTCACCTAGTTCTCAGGACCTTCTTTTGGGCTCCTGGCTCTCTCCATCTCCCTGGCGAGCCTGTCTGCCCTCAAGGCCACAGCCAGTCTCTCCCTTGCTTTCTTCACTTTCCGAGACTGTCGGCGAATATCTGCATATGTGACTGGTTGTCGGCACAGGGGCTGCGGGAGGAAAAGATCCAATCCTGGGACCGTCTCTGACCCATCTGAAGACTGGACAGTGATGGGCTCAGGGCTGGTGGGCAGAGACCCTGCGCCAGCGTCACCCAGGGATTCACCTGCCACACCCGCTGCGATTATTTCTAAGATACTTGAGGAGCTCTCCAAAGTGCTGAAAGGTTCTCCTTCAGGGCTGCAGGCCTGGAGTCCCTGCAGTCTCCTGTATGCACAGACTTGCTGGGGTTTCTCCAAGGTCTCCTCCCACTTCCTGCACTTGACTACATTGCCAGGATGGGAGGTAACCCTTGTGACCGGGCTCTTGAAAATGCAGCTGGTCAGCCTCATTGGAAACGCAGCTCTGTCCCGTTGTCTCCACTTGGCTCTGGCTAAAtggacttttcttttcttctccaacaTCTGGGGCATCAGACTTCTTCTGAGCTTCCCCTTTGAAAACAAAGTGAAAtgtaaaatttgaataaaattggGGGTGGAATGACTGCCAGTCAAGGAGAATGTTCTTAGCTCATTGGATAaccacccttctctctccctggagAAATGGGTCTTGAACTGATCTGTGCATCACAGTCATTTGGTGGGCTCTTAAAACTCAGATTTCTGGATCTCAACCCAAGTGAGTCCAGCGTGGGGACaacaatttgcatttctgtgttccCAGCTGATGGTGACACTGCTGGTACAGGCATCACACGTTGAGAACTGGGGCATCGAGCAGATATGCGTCAAGGACAGAAAGCTCAAGGTCACTCCCCAGCACCAATTCCAGACTCTTGCCCCTCCACCAGCCTCCTCTAAGGATGTTCTCCTCTTCCCATCTCTGTCACTGTCAACCACACACATGCTGGTATCCCTTACCCACCATCATTTGGACAGAGGGATCACAGTATCATTTGTATCCCAAGATATTAAACTTTTCAGTATCTCCCTTTCACTTTGCTTTAAGACACACAATCACTTAGTTTTCATCGTCCTTTAGTGCCTCATCTCCAGCAAAATCGTGTACCTCTCAGCCCTTAGACTCATTTTCACACCCAAGTCCCACCTTCACTCAAATATTCTCCTGCTCCTAAAGCAACTTAGAAAATCCATATTTCCATCGCACAGTTCCATTTAAGCACAAAGAACTCCTCTGTAAACAGTCATTTTTACTCCTCTgactcccttccttccctgctcctcctcctctctgtcagTCTGGGCTCTACCATCTCACTTAACACAACAACCAATGCTCCTTAGAAGTCGGTCCTGCTCACACATCTGTTCCAGATCTACACCTCCCTCTAGACAATCCCATCCATCTCCCTGGCTCCAAATATCATCAATGAACTAGAAACGCACACAGAATCGGCACCGACCTGGCTTTAATCATAAAATCCAAGTATCCCTCTGCCCACTCACCATATCGTTGATAAAATCAATGACTCAACTCACCAATCAGTGACCAAGTCCCATGTTGAACCGGGTGGTTCCCCAAATCAATCATGCTTATCTCAGTGTCCCCTAAACTCATTTTTTGGTACTAATATCCCATCTGCCCCTGAATGGCATTCTGGACACCCTACCTCCCCACACTCTTATTCCAATTAATCATCCATTTGCCTTCCTGAATCCACCTGAAGTTTCTCAAATTTTGAATAATTCTTGCACACCTTTCATTTGACCTAAAAAAATGCCATTTCCACAGAATGACCTTTCCTGATCCAGCATCGAATTAACATTACATTTTCACTGTGTtaacttttttcaatttttaatttgatttgtagtattatctatttattttctatgtcttcctGACTAAGTCAGGTACTCGAGAGGACACATGAGGAACTGAATGTTTACACTGATGCAGTCACATCACTTTCACGGCTGAAGGAGCTCAGATATCTTTTCTGAGAGAAGTTATTCAAACTCCAAAAAATACTTtccaaatttttcaaataaatacacagaacTACCAATATTAAATGATTTCATCTCTTTTCTGGTAGACTGCAAGAAATTATTCCTAAGATTTCAAATCCTTCCTCTCTGTAATCCACTCTAAGACTCTTCACAATaatctatttaaaatgtaaacctAATCAGTGCACCTTCCTTTTAAATCGCACATTTCTGTCTAcagaagatattttataaaatagaaaagcataAATCACATTTTATTCCAGTTGTCCTGCTGTTATTAATACTACCCCTTTTATTACTCAAGATGTTCTAGTTTGGAGGGAAAATCACTTGATCCTCCCATTTATAGATCACCTATCATATATGCCAAGTAGTGCACTAAAACTTCCCACTCAGAATTTAACTTAACAAAGTCATTGCCCCAGACTATTTTACTCTTGATAAGAGAAAAGGGTTATAGACTAAGGAATGTCTAATAGTGTTGGGTATAGTTAAGTGCTATGATAAACAGTAAGATCAACACAGAGACAGTGGCAGAGGGAGATacggaggaagagaaggaagaagggagaaagaaattaaCTACAATTATTAATGATGATGAGATTGGGGAAAGCCTAACTGATGACATATCTGAAGCAGAGAAcagaatttttataaaagaaggaagaaaaaaaaaaaaagaccaagcaCATTGTGGGTAAAGAATTTTctgtgaaggaaaataatttaaacaccCTAGGACCAAATACTACTCCCACTACATAGTGACttgggtttaaaaatattttatctactATCCCAAGAAAGcagcatatataaaaatacacaaaatcttGAATTATTTCTTAACAAATATTAACACCTAGGAAATAACGTGCAATGAGGTTACTGCTTGTTTTAAGAGCCAAAGTCCACTAACTTAAAGAgattttacagaaggaaaaaagcatACAACTGGACACTCTTGTCATCAGTTTGGATTCCACACTCACCAGAAGAGGCTGGCTTGGAAAGGTCGATGTTGGTTCCCCCATCTTCCAAGAGTTGTCTTCTGACCCACTCCTGTGATGCAGTCTGTGGTTTGCAGGAAAGTGCATTGACTTCAGCCTCTTATTCCCCTTTTATAGAGGAAGAGGGTAGATAATCCAATCGGTGGATAATCCAGAGGAGACACCCTATCTCAGATCAAAGGGATTGGAGAGGTTTCTAAATCTTTATACACAAGCACAAAAATATGGGGCTGTTGACACTGTGGCATGCTGTCCTAGATGAAAAAATGTAATCCATTTGTGAATAGAGGTGCTATTTGCACTTTCTATCAAAActttactgtttccttttttattgatgtacagtaacaatttctggtgtacagcacaatgtcccagtcatgcgtatattaatgtttcctttttcactcaGTATGGATGCCTTCCACAAAAAGTTATGAAAGTTatgcatctcacaaattttgatgttgtattttcattttcacttagctctatttatatttcctttgagAAGTCCTATCAGAactatggattttttaaaaatgtgtaaatttcCAATTGTTTGGTGATTTTCCAAACAAAATTGACTTGAAGgatggtcagagaacatactctgtttgatttcaattcttttaaatgtgtttatgtttatttcatgacccagaatatggtctatcttAGTGAATATTCCATGGTGCTCGATTTGAGTGTGTATTCTGGTGCTGTTGGGCAGAGTATCCATTACGTCAACTGTGTGTCTTATAAACGTCAGTTGATACTGTTGTTTGATGGATTGTTCAGTACTTACCTAATCTCACTTTGTCTAACAGTACTATCAACTGCTGAGGGAGATGTTGAGAGGGGCGTGGAAGTTCCCAACTATAATTTTGGATTTGTCTACTTGTCCTTTCAGTAATATCagtttttaatacatatatagatTCTGTGTTGTAACTACTGTCTTCGTGGTGGATTGACCCTTTTTTCATGATATAACATCCCACTTTGTCACTTGTAATTTTCTTTGATCTGAAATCCACTTTATCTTACAGCAATATAGGCACTTggctttttttaatgtttgcacCGTGTAAGTTTCCCTCCGACGTTCTGTGTAGAACTGAGCCCCAGCCCTTCGCACATGCCAGTCTAGCCTTATTCTTGCCACGTGTTCGCCCAGCAAACTCGCTACCCGCTCACAGCCCCGCCCCCGGATAGCCACGCCCCCCGCTCCAGAGGCCGCCCCCGGGCCGGTCGCCGCCCACGACCCCCGCTTCCCAGGCAGATGCTGGTCCCCATTCCCAGGCAGATCCGGCTCCCGCCCAAGTTTGCACAAAGTAAGCAAACGAAAAGCCCTCGGCCGGAGGCTAGGGTGCGCGGCCGCTGCCCCCGCCGGCAGACTCAGGTGGGAAAGCCCGAAGATCCCCATCTCCGCCCGGCAGCCCGAGACCGGAAGCGGAAATGCGgcgcggcgggggcggggagggggcggagtcTTGCCTACGGCGGGGAGTCCAGGCCGGTCAGCACGTCGGGGCGGAAGCCCGCGTGACGCGCGGGACTCGGTGAGCGGCGGGAGGGCAGGGGCTCGGGGGAGTCCGGGGCGGGGTGGGCGGGCGTGGACGGCGGGCAGTCCCTAGTCACGGGCTCTCGCGTCCCAACGTCCCTCTCGGGAGCCCCTTTTCCTCCCCAGGGGCTTCGCATCGTTTCCTCGGCCTGGGAAACTTATGTTTTCACGCTGCCCCCTCCTCAGAGTCCCCCGCATCACTCTCACCTGGGGGCCACCCTTCCCACAACCCCAGGGTGCTTTTGGCCACGTCCGAAGATGCTCTAGGTTGTCACCacctgggagggagagagaggtgtgcTGGCACCTGGGGGTGGTGGCCCGGGACGCTGTTCAACCTCCGGTAATGTACAGGACGGCCCCCATGACAAGGAATTTTCCAGCCTCAAATGTCAGCAGTGCCCCGGTTGGGAAACCCTGCTCAAGGGTCTTAAAATCTCTGAAGTTTTGAATGAACTGTGGAAATCGTCTACAATTCAGCTGTCACTTGTAGGGCCCGTAAGTGGCAAGTCGTTTTTAAAGTGTCTCGAGTCGCCATAAAATCTCTGTCCAGCCAAATGAGCTGAGCTAATCAAATGCACACAGTGTGAAGCTTTTTGTCCCATTTGGGGAGCAGATGGCTGGATAGGATTCAGCAAAAGCTAGCCACGGCCAACAGTTAAATCAGTAAATACACACGCACAAAAGCTGAATGGGGTGGTTTTTCTATCCAGTAATTGTATTACACCCTATTAAAAGCCTCAGAAGCAATAtttgtacttttttccccccacagacaAGAAAAGCATCTCTGGATCTAAAGTTTCTGTTGACAACGGCCTTAAAGGTCCATGTGTCCTGGGTGATCTGTGGATTTCTGTGTGACCAGGTGAGTAGTGTATGGAACTTGTAAGATCAGGTTCCAGCAGCTTCAGCTGTGCGGAACTGCTCAGGGGCCTTACCGTGCTCAGGTTGAAAACACAAGGAGTCGCTAAGAGTCTGGggctaaaaattaaattactcaatgtccttataaaatattcaaatgtttaaaattttgattaaaactTTTCTTTGCAGTTGGTTCAAAACTAAGATGATATAAAAGGTTTACCTTACGAAGTCTTGCCCTCACCTGTTCGTACATTCTATTCTTAGCCACCTATGGGTAATTACTTTTATTGGCTTACCATGCATTTTTAACCTTCCAGGTTTTCTTTAAGTAAACGCAAGCAAGCAAATATATTATCATTTCCACTTTACTTACACAAAACATTGTGGAACTGTATGCATTTTTCCttgccttgcttttttttttttttttttggcttaacaTATACTGAAGATTTTTCCATTGTTAGTGCATAGAGTACTTTGCTCTTTTTAACTGTGAATAGTGTTAGAAACCAAAATCTAGACACTGGGTGTGCTAAGCGCATCTGGAGTATCATGGCTTTTAGGACCTTTCACTGGATATAGCtaggaaatacacatttttttaaaccataagtTTAGCATATTTCTCACTCAAATTTAACTTTACAGTGGCTTTTTTCcttatcttctttgatttcatattAATCTCTCATgtgttatattaaaaatgttgGTTCCTAATAACACTAATCTGTTTACTTGGTGGTATTCTCCATCAGTGTATGTAACAAACTACTCTCCGAAGCTTTGCTGTTCTTTCCTAGCAGTCTCGCTTCTGGAAATATGCTCTGAATGTAAACCTcccaaaatacaaaacaacatATACACATGAGGTTATGCATGGGAGGATTATTTCCAACAGCAAAAGATGAgaaacaactcagatgtccaTCAATAGGAAACTGGCAGAATTGGCAATATACTTTGTTTTAACGTCATACGTAAGCATTTTTTTCCGAACTGTGTTGTGATCATGTTTCCAAGTTGATGTGCAGTTAGGCTCATTTGGTTATTTGTTTTCAGTGGGAAGGATTGcagttgtgtttttaaaatatggttccAAAGTCAAAACTATATAAAAAGTCATGTCTAGGGGAATCTAAATTCAATTCTCGTCTCCTCAGTTATTCTTCTGCCCTTATTGGTTACcatttacattcatttgttttatcctCTCTGCATTTCTTGATCTGGTAGATAAGAAATAGCATCAGTGTGGT comes from the Camelus dromedarius isolate mCamDro1 chromosome 27, mCamDro1.pat, whole genome shotgun sequence genome and includes:
- the LOC105087663 gene encoding methyl-CpG-binding domain protein 3-like 2B, which encodes MGEPTSTFPSQPLLGKLRRSLMPQMLEKKRKVHLARAKWRQRDRAAFPMRLTSCIFKSPVTRVTSHPGNVVKCRKWEETLEKPQQVCAYRRLQGLQACSPEGEPFSTLESSSSILEIIAAGVAGESLGDAGAGSLPTSPEPITVQSSDGSETVPGLDLFLPQPLCRQPVTYADIRRQSRKVKKARERLAVALRADRLAREMERARSPKEGPEN